A window of the Dermatophagoides farinae isolate YC_2012a chromosome 2, ASM2471394v1, whole genome shotgun sequence genome harbors these coding sequences:
- the LOC124498755 gene encoding monocarboxylate transporter 8 codes for MTNNIVDCCENVNSDNGNGADGSGNVNGNKMNLLMKQTVPFTDNDNNGPSSSSSNPYVSDDDGQNRSICCGNEHQQQRLSFSSSSSSLSTSTPPPSYNSHVNNQDSANRQLSPSLNGKANYIVIDDDNHHQYTDQRNRNGSIAMPTKTTTTTTSNKHSSSNSSSSSSSSSCCSPPPTPSSISTSSCLIMNGDYSIWQILHMILVVISSATINGVVFGVVNNFGVFYAYLTELSKTDITALGFSNSNHEDQITTTISTVNISLTANMTTTTTLDAVVQSLIAGVGSFNVGLIFFCSIFASVLSDRYGIRMICFIGGILATIGMYASSVSLNLIYLYITYGLVLGIGASLVYGPSLAILGHYFTKHLGLVNGLVTAGSSAFSIIMPILLRWLLDLVGIQITFKYLSILMATLVLCSLSFKEQIKRPSKQNGSAKKNLANMFFYDALWKNNLYLYWVISIPMGLFGYFVPFCHLVKHARDINSVYQGEVLVMSIGITSMIGRLITGPLADVSRINRICLQQIAFASIGLLTMFLPFVRDFPLLLVCCGLGLFDGTFISLLGPIAFDLVGPEYANQAIGLLLCFCSLPLTTGPPIAAYAYGIYGNYKLAFCLAGIPPIFAAILMLNIIRMQRIQRRRTSTIKLGIDEPRAVFDDVLIVNHNHRNNSNHNHNGHIGHNNTNTNNNSSSKLLINGCMNGEKLHLLINVPGQDNHHYHHSHNHNDINGTTKLKLSNNDDGHLSMIDNDSNDSDNNSGNEKTGLLDTDCGCNMMMIISAKDHHHHHCQSPSSSPSSSVSNNANHDSSSPRKSSIRI; via the exons ATGACCaataatattgttgattgttgtgaaAATGTCAATAGCGACAACGGAAACGGTGCGGATGGTAGCGGTAATGTTAATggtaataaaatgaatttattgatgaaacaaactGTACCATTCaccgataatgataataatggaccatcatcatcatcatctaatccATATGTTTCTGATGACGATGGTCAAAATCGATCCATTTGTTGTGGAAatgaacatcaacaacaacggctatcattctcatcatcatcatcatcattatcaacatcgacaccaccaccatcatataATAGCCATGTAAATAATCAAGATTCAGCTAATCGACAATTATCACCATCTTTGAATGGTAAAGCAAAttatattgttattgatgatgataatcaccatcaatacACTGATCAAAGAAATCGAAATGGATCAATAGCTAtgccaacaaaaacaacaacaacaacaacaagtaacaagcattcatcatcgaattcgtcttcctcatcatcatcatcatcttgttgttcaccaccaccaacgccatcatcaatatcaacatcttcatgtttgataatgaatggtGATTATTCAATATGGCAAATTCTACATATGATTCTTGTCGTAATTTCGTCAGCAACAATCAATGGTGTTGTATTCGGGGTCGTCAATAATTTCGGTGTATTCTATGCCTATCTTACTGAATTATCGAAAACGGACATTACAGCATTAGGTTTCAGTAATAGTAATCATGAAGATCAAATCacgacaacaatatcaacagTCAATATTTCTCTTACGGCTAATATGACGACCACGACAACATTAGATGCAGTCGTACAATCATTAATCG cTGGTGTTGGTTCCTTCAATGTTGGCTTGatatttttctgttcaatATTTGCATCGGTATTGAGTGATCGTTATGGTATACGAATGATATGTTTTATTGGCGGTATATTAGCCACAATTGGAATGTATGCATCATCCGTATCGCTCAATCTAATTTATCTTTACATCACATATGGCCTAGTGCTAGGTATCGGTGCTTCATTAGTATATGGGCCATCATTAGCCATATTGGGACATTACTTTACTAAACATCTTGGATTAGTAAATGGCCTAGTTACAGCTGGTAGTTCAGCATTTTCCATTATAATGCCCATTCTATTACGTTGGCTACTGGATCTTGTTGGCATTCAAATCACTTTCAAATATTTGTCCATATTGATGGCCACTTTGGTActttgttcattatcattcaaggaacaaatcaaacgaccatcaaaacaaaatggttCAGCCAAGAAAAATCTTGCCAACATGTTTTTCTACGATGCACTATGGAAGAATAACCTCTACCTTTATTGGGTCATCTCCATACCGATGGGATTGTTTGGTTATTTTGTGCCATTCTGTCATCTTGTCAAACATGCTCGAGATATTAATTCTGTTTATCAAGGTGAAGTATTGGTCATGTCTATCGGCATCACCTCCATGATTGGCCGTTTGATTACCGGGCCATTAGCTGATGTATCAAGAATCAACAGAATTTGTTTACAACAAATTGCGTTCGCTTCAATTGGATTGTTGACCATGTTTTTGCCATTTGTTCGTGATTTTCCTCTGCTACTCGTTTGCTGTGGTCTAGGACTTTTTGATGGCACATTCATCTCATTGCTTGGACCGATTGCATTCGATTTAGTCGGGCCGGAATATGCTAATCAAGCCATAGGTTTATTGTTGTGTTTCTGTTCACTTCCGTTGACGACTGGCCCACCAATTGCCG CTTACGCATATGGAATCTATGGCAATTATAAATTGGCATTCTGTTTGGCCGGTATACCACCCATATTTGCTGCGATATTAATGTTGAACATAATACGTATGCAACGAATACAACGACGTCGTACATCGACCATTAAATTGGGCATCGATGAACCACGAGCCGTATTCGATGACGTATTGATCGTCAATCATAATCACCGTAATAATagtaatcataatcataatggcCATATTGGACATAATAATACCaatactaataataacagTAGCAgtaaattattgataaatggATGCatgaatggtgaaaaattgCATTTACTCATCAATGTTCCAGGACaggataatcatcattatcatcatagtcataatcataatgatattaATGGCACAACTAAACTGAAACtttccaataatgatgatggccatttaTCAATGATCGATAATGATAGCAATGATTCAGATAATAATAGtggtaatgaaaaaacgGGCTTATTGGATACTGATTGTGGTtgtaatatgatgatgattatttcagctaaagatcatcatcatcatcattgccaatcaccctcatcatcaccatcgtcaTCAGTATCCAATAATGCGAATCATGATTCATCGTCCCCTCGTAAATCTTCGataagaatttaa